The proteins below are encoded in one region of Legionella antarctica:
- the rpsA gene encoding 30S ribosomal protein S1, producing the protein MSESFKELFEQSIIGAQFYPGAIISAKVIGIDDDYVTLNAGLKSEGIVPVEEFYDKDGGLEISLGDTVEVALDSVEDGHGETLLSREKAKRQEAWRKLSKSHENNETVTGLISGKVKGGFTVEIGTIRAFLPGSLVDVRPVRDPSYLEGKELEFKVIKMDLKRNNIVVSRRAVVEEESSADRQALLESLHDGQELHGIVKNLTDYGAFIDLGGIDGLLHITDISWKRVKHPSELLSVGQDVKVKVLSFDSERNRVSLGMKQLGNDPWVDLVERYPISKRLQGKVTNITDYGCFVEIEEGVEGLVHMSEMDWTNKNVHPSKVVSMGDLVDVMVLEIDEDRRRISLGMKQCVGNPWQQFASAHAKGQKVSGKIRSITDFGIFIGLDGEIDGLVHLSDISWTVAGEEAVKQFKKGQELEAVILAIDPERERISLGLKQLEGDNFTSFVDEYTKGAIVKGKVTAVDAKTVTVALADDITGTIRASELSDERVEDATTLVKEGDEIEAKIMNVDRKNRSITLSVKAKDAQDEADAIKKYSRTEGTATTLGDLLKEKMASKEGE; encoded by the coding sequence ATGTCTGAAAGTTTCAAAGAACTATTTGAGCAAAGTATTATCGGCGCTCAATTTTATCCTGGTGCCATTATTTCTGCTAAAGTTATAGGTATAGATGATGACTATGTCACTTTAAATGCCGGCTTAAAATCAGAAGGTATTGTTCCCGTAGAAGAATTCTATGATAAAGATGGCGGCCTGGAAATTAGCCTGGGTGATACTGTCGAAGTGGCATTAGATTCAGTTGAAGATGGTCACGGCGAAACGCTGCTTTCAAGAGAAAAAGCCAAGCGTCAGGAAGCATGGCGCAAATTATCCAAATCACATGAAAATAATGAAACAGTTACTGGTCTTATTTCCGGTAAAGTCAAAGGTGGCTTTACAGTTGAAATTGGTACCATACGCGCATTTTTACCTGGCTCATTAGTCGATGTGAGACCTGTGAGAGATCCATCTTACCTTGAAGGTAAAGAACTTGAGTTTAAAGTAATCAAAATGGATCTAAAGCGAAACAACATTGTTGTATCTCGACGTGCAGTTGTTGAAGAGGAAAGCAGTGCTGACAGACAAGCATTACTTGAGTCCTTACATGATGGCCAAGAGCTTCATGGTATTGTTAAAAATCTTACCGATTACGGTGCATTTATTGATTTAGGTGGCATTGACGGTCTGCTGCATATTACCGATATTTCCTGGAAACGCGTGAAACATCCAAGTGAATTATTATCAGTTGGTCAGGATGTTAAAGTTAAAGTGCTAAGTTTTGATAGTGAAAGAAACAGGGTTTCTTTGGGTATGAAACAATTAGGAAATGATCCTTGGGTAGATTTAGTTGAAAGATATCCCATAAGCAAGAGATTACAAGGCAAAGTAACTAATATTACAGATTATGGCTGCTTTGTAGAAATTGAGGAAGGTGTGGAAGGTCTGGTTCACATGTCTGAAATGGATTGGACGAATAAAAACGTTCATCCAAGTAAAGTAGTATCTATGGGTGATTTAGTTGACGTAATGGTTCTTGAAATTGATGAAGACAGACGTCGTATCTCTTTAGGTATGAAACAATGTGTAGGCAACCCATGGCAACAATTTGCTTCAGCACATGCAAAAGGTCAAAAAGTCAGTGGTAAAATACGTTCTATTACTGATTTTGGAATCTTCATTGGTCTTGATGGTGAGATTGATGGGCTTGTTCATTTATCTGATATTTCCTGGACTGTTGCTGGCGAAGAAGCGGTGAAACAATTTAAGAAAGGTCAAGAGTTAGAAGCTGTTATTCTAGCAATAGACCCGGAGCGTGAACGTATTTCGTTAGGATTAAAACAACTTGAAGGTGACAACTTTACAAGTTTTGTTGATGAGTACACTAAAGGCGCAATAGTTAAAGGTAAAGTAACAGCTGTAGATGCAAAAACAGTTACTGTAGCATTGGCAGATGATATTACCGGTACTATTCGTGCTAGTGAATTATCCGATGAGCGCGTTGAAGATGCTACTACCTTAGTTAAAGAAGGTGATGAGATTGAAGCTAAAATCATGAATGTTGATCGAAAAAACCGTTCAATAACTCTTTCAGTTAAAGCGAAAGACGCGCAAGATGAAGCTGATGCCATCAAAAAATATTCCAGAACCGAAGGTACTGCAACTACTCTGGGCGATTTATTGAAAGAAAAAATGGCTAGTAAAGAAGGCGAGTAA
- the serC gene encoding 3-phosphoserine/phosphohydroxythreonine transaminase — protein sequence MTKTRIYNFGAGPAMLPEPILKEAQEELLNWQDMGVSILELGHRTPEFSGLLKHAEQSLRALLTIPENYHVLFLGGAARTQFAMIPMNFLSPQEEAGYIITGIWSQMAFQEAQHLKKAYCLVNEDNDGFKSIPAQGNWLVKNNTRYVYYTPNETVNGVRFPYVPKTGDLPLIADMTSCFLSEPIDIKQYGLIFAGAQKNIANSGLTVVIVREDLLEKLPEPPVPTMLDYRTQAEHHSLYATSPVFNCYLADKMFDWIKSQGGVDALFQQNCLKAAKLYQYLDSTDFYLTHVAKDARSLMNVCFGLKNTVLEEKFIAFAEKKGLYALKGHRNVGGIRASLYNAMPMDGVDALISFMSQFAKENS from the coding sequence ATGACGAAAACAAGGATCTATAATTTCGGTGCAGGTCCTGCAATGCTTCCTGAGCCTATTCTTAAAGAGGCTCAGGAAGAGCTTCTCAATTGGCAAGATATGGGTGTGTCAATTCTCGAGCTTGGCCATCGAACCCCAGAGTTTTCTGGGCTTTTAAAGCATGCAGAGCAATCTCTCAGAGCATTATTAACCATTCCCGAAAACTATCATGTTTTATTTTTAGGTGGTGCTGCTCGAACACAGTTCGCTATGATTCCCATGAATTTTTTATCCCCTCAGGAAGAAGCAGGGTATATCATTACTGGTATTTGGTCCCAGATGGCATTTCAGGAGGCACAACACCTTAAAAAAGCCTATTGTTTAGTAAATGAAGATAATGATGGTTTTAAATCAATACCCGCCCAGGGAAATTGGTTAGTAAAAAACAATACTAGATATGTTTATTATACCCCCAATGAAACAGTAAACGGTGTTAGATTTCCTTATGTGCCCAAAACTGGGGATCTTCCTCTGATTGCTGATATGACCTCTTGTTTTTTGAGTGAACCTATAGATATCAAGCAGTATGGATTAATCTTTGCAGGTGCTCAAAAAAACATTGCCAACTCAGGTTTAACAGTTGTAATTGTTCGTGAGGATTTACTGGAAAAATTACCAGAACCGCCAGTGCCCACGATGCTGGATTATAGAACTCAGGCTGAGCATCATTCGCTCTATGCAACCTCTCCAGTATTTAATTGCTATTTAGCCGATAAAATGTTTGATTGGATTAAATCTCAGGGTGGTGTCGATGCTTTATTTCAGCAAAACTGTTTAAAAGCTGCTAAATTATATCAATACCTTGATTCAACAGATTTTTATCTGACCCATGTTGCAAAAGATGCTCGTTCTTTGATGAATGTTTGTTTCGGGCTTAAAAATACCGTTCTAGAAGAAAAATTCATTGCATTCGCTGAAAAAAAGGGACTTTATGCGTTGAAAGGACATCGAAATGTCGGAGGTATTCGTGCCAGTCTGTATAATGCAATGCCAATGGATGGAGTTGATGCCCTGATTAGTTTTATGTCTCAATTCGCGAAGGAAAACAGTTAG
- a CDS encoding lipopolysaccharide assembly protein LapA domain-containing protein — MRILMLVIYIVLIIIGVSFAALNASSVQVNFYFKTLSMPISVLMTIMLGVGIFIGFILFIGRYWRLKIEYRRMKSQLKLTEREIKNLRSIPLQDQH, encoded by the coding sequence ATGCGCATATTGATGCTGGTTATATATATAGTGCTTATTATCATTGGCGTTAGTTTTGCTGCTTTAAATGCATCATCAGTACAAGTTAATTTTTATTTTAAAACATTATCCATGCCTATATCTGTTCTCATGACTATTATGCTTGGCGTTGGCATTTTTATCGGGTTTATACTTTTTATTGGACGATATTGGCGTTTAAAAATTGAATATCGTAGAATGAAAAGCCAATTAAAACTCACAGAAAGAGAAATCAAAAATTTACGCTCAATTCCTTTGCAGGATCAGCATTAA
- the aroA gene encoding 3-phosphoshikimate 1-carboxyvinyltransferase codes for MSLLNFLSHPVHSITGDFTVPGDKSISHRSVIFGALAKGTTVINGFLDGDDCMATLAAFKTMGVPIEDPANHKLVIHGVGKHGLEKPARTIDCGNSGTSMRLLAGLLSAQQFDSQLTGDESLLKRPMLRVSRPLTQMGADISTYEGKPPIIIKGGQELIAIDYVMPEASAQVKSCILLAGLYAKGKTRITETVVSRDHTELMLKTFAYPIHQSGRSIEINADGECQGTNINIPGDISSAAFFIVAAAIIPGSSILIRSVGINPTRTGIIHILTEMGADITILNQRQYGEEWVADLQVNYSPLNGVDIHSSMVPLAIDEFPVIFIAAACADGQTTLKGAKELRLKESDRIGAMVEGLVKLGIKAKGFEDGISITGGAMHGGIVDSRGDHRIAMSFAIAGAVSTEPVTIKNCANVTTSFPAFVTTANALHFQIEELIDNV; via the coding sequence GTGAGTCTACTTAATTTTCTAAGTCATCCAGTCCACTCTATTACTGGTGATTTCACTGTGCCCGGTGATAAATCCATTTCTCATCGTTCTGTTATATTTGGTGCTTTGGCAAAGGGGACCACAGTTATTAATGGTTTTCTTGATGGTGATGATTGCATGGCTACTCTTGCTGCATTTAAAACAATGGGTGTGCCCATAGAAGATCCTGCCAATCATAAGTTAGTGATTCATGGGGTGGGTAAACATGGTTTAGAAAAACCTGCCCGAACCATTGATTGTGGGAACTCTGGAACGAGTATGCGCTTGCTTGCCGGTTTGCTTTCTGCTCAGCAATTTGATAGTCAATTAACTGGAGATGAAAGTCTTTTAAAGAGACCCATGCTGCGAGTAAGTAGGCCATTAACTCAAATGGGTGCAGATATTTCTACTTATGAAGGAAAACCACCTATTATTATCAAAGGTGGTCAAGAGTTAATAGCTATAGATTACGTAATGCCTGAAGCCAGTGCGCAAGTAAAATCGTGCATTTTATTAGCTGGACTTTATGCAAAGGGAAAAACCAGGATAACAGAAACCGTTGTGAGTCGTGATCATACGGAACTGATGTTAAAAACATTCGCTTATCCCATTCATCAATCGGGACGTTCAATAGAAATTAATGCTGATGGCGAGTGTCAGGGAACCAATATAAACATACCAGGAGATATTTCTTCGGCTGCTTTTTTTATTGTTGCTGCTGCGATTATTCCAGGCTCTAGTATCTTAATACGGAGTGTGGGGATAAATCCAACACGCACAGGTATTATTCATATATTAACGGAAATGGGTGCTGACATTACAATTTTAAATCAGCGTCAATATGGTGAGGAGTGGGTTGCTGATTTGCAAGTTAACTATTCACCGTTGAATGGAGTTGATATTCATTCTTCAATGGTTCCACTGGCAATTGATGAATTCCCTGTAATATTTATAGCTGCGGCATGTGCTGATGGTCAAACAACCCTTAAAGGAGCTAAAGAGCTTCGTCTAAAAGAAAGTGATCGTATCGGAGCTATGGTCGAAGGATTGGTAAAATTGGGCATAAAAGCAAAAGGATTTGAAGATGGAATTTCAATAACAGGAGGAGCAATGCACGGAGGAATAGTTGACAGTAGAGGCGATCATCGCATAGCGATGTCTTTTGCTATTGCGGGTGCTGTATCCACTGAGCCTGTTACTATCAAAAATTGCGCTAACGTGACTACATCATTCCCTGCTTTTGTAACTACTGCAAATGCGCTTCACTTTCAAATAGAGGAATTAATTGATAATGTATGA
- the cmk gene encoding (d)CMP kinase has protein sequence MYDKHVPVITLDGPSGTGKGTICNLLAKHLHWNMLDSGAIYRVLAYAARINGIEANEIDKLAQLAFTLNLRFETTEETDSRIVLNDTVITKQIRSEQCGQDASQIAVFPEVRQALLERQRGFAKYPGLVTDGRDMGTVVFPDAFLKLFLYANEEERANRRFLQLKEKENNVSLAQVVEELAKRDTRDTARTHAPLKPAQDAVQLDTTGLSIVQVFNSVLKLLDERLRS, from the coding sequence ATGTATGACAAACATGTACCCGTCATTACTCTGGATGGACCAAGCGGGACCGGTAAAGGTACTATATGTAACTTATTGGCCAAACATCTTCATTGGAATATGCTTGATAGTGGCGCGATTTATCGTGTCTTGGCCTATGCAGCAAGAATAAATGGAATAGAGGCAAATGAAATTGATAAACTGGCTCAGTTGGCATTTACTTTAAATTTACGTTTTGAAACAACCGAAGAGACTGATTCCAGGATTGTGCTTAATGATACCGTTATTACAAAGCAAATCCGCAGTGAACAATGCGGTCAAGATGCATCCCAAATTGCAGTGTTTCCTGAAGTAAGACAAGCCTTGCTAGAACGACAACGCGGTTTTGCTAAATATCCTGGGCTGGTTACTGACGGCCGTGATATGGGGACTGTGGTATTTCCCGATGCATTTTTAAAGCTTTTTCTCTATGCAAATGAAGAGGAAAGAGCAAATAGACGTTTTTTACAGTTGAAAGAAAAAGAAAATAATGTTAGCCTCGCGCAGGTTGTAGAAGAACTGGCTAAACGTGATACAAGGGATACTGCACGCACACACGCACCACTTAAACCAGCTCAAGATGCAGTACAGCTTGATACAACTGGACTATCAATTGTACAAGTGTTCAATAGTGTATTAAAATTACTAGATGAACGCTTGAGAAGTTAA